One segment of Tamlana crocina DNA contains the following:
- a CDS encoding 2,3,4,5-tetrahydropyridine-2,6-dicarboxylate N-succinyltransferase: MTELKQIIEKAWDNRDLLKEESTVAAIRKVVDLLDKGELRVAEPTNDGWQVNEWVKKGVVLYFPIQKMETIECGPLEFHDKIPLKTGYQEKGIRVVPHAVARHGAYISAGTILMPSYVNIGAYVGEGTMVDTWATVGSCAQIGKNVHLSGGVGIGGVLEPLQAAPVIIEDNVFVGSRCIVVEGVHVEKEAVLGANVVLTMSTKIIDVTGDEPIEMKGRVPARSVVIPGSYTKKFPAGEYQVPCALIIGKRKESTDKKTSLNDALRDNDVAV, from the coding sequence ATGACAGAGTTAAAGCAAATCATAGAAAAAGCGTGGGACAATAGAGACCTACTGAAAGAAGAAAGCACCGTTGCGGCCATTAGAAAAGTGGTAGACCTTTTAGACAAAGGTGAATTGCGCGTTGCAGAGCCAACCAACGACGGCTGGCAGGTTAACGAATGGGTAAAAAAGGGCGTGGTGCTTTATTTCCCTATTCAAAAAATGGAAACCATTGAGTGCGGCCCGTTGGAATTTCATGATAAAATTCCATTAAAAACAGGTTACCAAGAAAAAGGCATCCGTGTGGTACCACATGCCGTTGCTCGACATGGCGCTTACATTTCGGCCGGAACCATTTTAATGCCTAGCTACGTAAACATTGGAGCTTATGTTGGTGAAGGCACTATGGTTGATACTTGGGCCACAGTTGGTAGTTGCGCGCAAATTGGTAAAAACGTACACCTTTCTGGTGGTGTTGGTATCGGTGGTGTGTTAGAGCCACTACAAGCCGCTCCTGTAATTATTGAAGACAACGTATTTGTTGGTAGCCGTTGTATTGTGGTGGAAGGCGTTCACGTTGAAAAAGAAGCCGTTTTAGGTGCTAACGTGGTATTGACCATGAGCACTAAAATTATTGACGTTACTGGTGATGAGCCAATCGAAATGAAAGGTCGCGTACCAGCCCGTTCGGTTGTTATTCCTGGTAGCTACACTAAAAAATTCCCAGCTGGCGAATACCAAGTACCTTGTGCTTTGATTATCGGAAAGCGCAAAGAGAGTACCGATAAAAAAACCTCATTGAACGATGCGCTTCGTGATAACGATGTGGCTGTTTAA
- the ruvX gene encoding Holliday junction resolvase RuvX: MARILALDFGTKRTGIAVTDELQIIASGLTTVNTKELIPFLKDYLSKEQVELFLIGEPKQMDNTESESEKHIKAFIVKLQKEFPKIPIKREDERFTSKMAVQTMIDSGLKKKQRQNKALVDEISATLILQSYLYSK; encoded by the coding sequence ATGGCACGCATTTTAGCACTAGATTTTGGTACCAAACGAACGGGTATCGCGGTAACCGACGAACTGCAAATTATCGCCTCCGGATTAACCACGGTAAACACTAAAGAACTTATTCCTTTTTTAAAAGATTATCTTTCAAAAGAACAGGTTGAATTATTTTTAATTGGCGAACCCAAGCAAATGGACAATACCGAATCTGAAAGTGAGAAACACATCAAGGCTTTTATTGTAAAACTTCAAAAGGAATTCCCTAAAATTCCAATAAAAAGGGAAGACGAGCGCTTTACTTCAAAAATGGCGGTGCAGACTATGATTGATAGCGGACTAAAGAAAAAGCAGCGGCAAAACAAAGCTTTGGTTGATGAGATTAGTGCCACACTCATTTTGCAAAGCTACCTGTACTCCAAATAA